The nucleotide sequence GGGAAAAATCTGCCGGGTGCGGCACGATGTGCCGGGTTCAGGCGTCAGTAACATCGCGAAATATCCGGACATATCAGCGGTTTGCCGCTGGCATGGAGATTGCGAAGGTCGTGGGGAGATGTTCTGCCGCCTCGCGGGCGGTCTTGCGGGAGTTTCGCCATGTGGTTTGCACTGGGGGCCGCCTCGTCGGTCCTGGACAGCCTGCAGTCGATCGGCTCGACGAAGTCGGGCTCTGGCAAGTCGGGCGGTGGTCTGTTCAGCCTGGACAACAAGGGAGCGGGCAGCTCCGGCAATTTCAGCCCGTGGTCGAGCTCGGGCGGCAGCAGCTCGGGGCAGATCGCACCGGAGACGATGAACGCGCTGCTGGCGGCGCAGAGCCAGTCGGGCGCATCGGCTGGCGCGAGCGCCTCGGCCAATCCGCTGCAGGATCTGTTCTCGCAGATCGACGGCGATGGCAACGGGCAGATCAGCAAGTCCGAGTTCGAGAATGCGCTCGGCGCTGGCGGCACCAACCTCAAGAACGCGGACAAGGTGTTCGGCAAGCTCGATGCGAACAACGACGGCAATGTCAGCCTCGACGAGCTGTCCTCGGCGCTGCAGGGCGCCAAGGGCCGACGTGGCCATCACCATCATCAGGCGGGTGCGGGCCAGGCCGGCAACTCGGGCAACGCGTCCAGCGCGGGCGCCGATGCGCTGATGCAGGCGCTGTCGGGCGCATCGAGCTCCTCGTCCACCAACAGCGATGGCTCGACCACCACCACCATCACTTATGCCGACGGCTCGAAGATGACGCTGATCACGCCGGCCGCCACCGCGGCCTCCAACGCCGCGACCGCGTCCTACAACATGATCGAGAAGCTGATGCAGCACCAACCCAAGCTGCCGTCAGCCGCCTCCATGACCGCGATGAGCGTGTAAGCCGCTCAGCCGCCGAAGCGGTCCTGCCAGGAGGGCAGGGCGCCGGCGAACGGCAGCCGCTTCGCGTGATAGACGCCGCGCGCGATCGCGCGAGCCAGCACATTGGCCGCGACCATGCCGAGCTCGCTGAGCTCGACCAACGGCTCCACAGGCTTGGCGCAGGTCGCCGCTGCAAACACGATGTCGCCGTCGAGCGGCAGGTGCACCGGATAGATCGCGCGCGCCATGCCGGTCTGCGCCATCATCGCCAACCGCTTCGCCTGCGCCTTGGTCAGGATGGCGTCGGTCACAACCAGTGTGATCGTGGTGTTCTCGGAGGCCGCCGGAGCAGGGCCGCCCTTGAGGCGCATCGCCAGCATGTCCGGCGTGAAGGCGGTGGGCAGGCCGCGGCCACCGAATTCACCGTCAACCTCGTACGGCGCAGCCCAGAACCACGGCCCATCACCGACCGTGACGCTGCCGACGGCATTGACCACCGCGATCGCCGCGACCTTGATGCCATTTGCCGTCGTCGCCGACGCCGAGCCAAGCCCGCCCTGCAGAGTGGCCGTGGTGGCGCCGAGTCCGGCGCCGACGCTGCCGAGCGCGAAGGTCGTGTCGGCTGCCGCCGCCGCTGCGTAGCCGAGCTCGCGATAGGGCGCATAGCGGCCCCACTGCTTGTTGCCGCCGTTGAGCAGGTCGAACATGATCGCGCCGGGCACGATCGGGATCAGCGCGTCGCGCACCGCAAAGCCCCGCCCTTGCTCGGCCAGCCAGGCCTGCATGCCGCTGGCGGCCTCCAGCCCGAACGCCGAGCCGCCGGACAGCGCGATGGCGTCGACACGCTCGACGGTGTTGACCGGGTCGAGCAGCGCGTCCTCGCGCACCCCGGGCCCGCCGCCACGAATGTCTATCGCGGCCACC is from Bradyrhizobium sp. ORS 285 and encodes:
- a CDS encoding EF-hand domain-containing protein; the protein is MWFALGAASSVLDSLQSIGSTKSGSGKSGGGLFSLDNKGAGSSGNFSPWSSSGGSSSGQIAPETMNALLAAQSQSGASAGASASANPLQDLFSQIDGDGNGQISKSEFENALGAGGTNLKNADKVFGKLDANNDGNVSLDELSSALQGAKGRRGHHHHQAGAGQAGNSGNASSAGADALMQALSGASSSSSTNSDGSTTTTITYADGSKMTLITPAATAASNAATASYNMIEKLMQHQPKLPSAASMTAMSV
- a CDS encoding P1 family peptidase; protein product: MQNLLTDIPGVRVGHADDAALASGVTAILFEQPAVAAIDIRGGGPGVREDALLDPVNTVERVDAIALSGGSAFGLEAASGMQAWLAEQGRGFAVRDALIPIVPGAIMFDLLNGGNKQWGRYAPYRELGYAAAAAADTTFALGSVGAGLGATTATLQGGLGSASATTANGIKVAAIAVVNAVGSVTVGDGPWFWAAPYEVDGEFGGRGLPTAFTPDMLAMRLKGGPAPAASENTTITLVVTDAILTKAQAKRLAMMAQTGMARAIYPVHLPLDGDIVFAAATCAKPVEPLVELSELGMVAANVLARAIARGVYHAKRLPFAGALPSWQDRFGG